Proteins from a genomic interval of Rosa chinensis cultivar Old Blush chromosome 2, RchiOBHm-V2, whole genome shotgun sequence:
- the LOC112189270 gene encoding myosin-9: MDETQVSADIPVKGVEEAETNEKVSNGDFLPIGKEGKKEEDEANFDGEFIKVEKESLAEKTLAEEDSKSSVIERSTSNSSRELLEAREKTGELELEIERLAGVLKQSESENSELKNEVLLTKEKLEEIGKKNEELELSHKKLQEQITEAEEKYISQLSVLQEALQAQEEKHKDLIGVKESFDGLSLELESSRKRMQELEQELQSSVGEVQKFEELHKQSGSHAESETKRALEFEKLLEVAKVSAKEMEEQMGAIQGELKGLHDKIAEDEKVKEALQSAAAELSAVQEELVLSKSQGVDLEQRLSDKEALISELTAELDLKKASESQVKEDISALENLLASTKEDLQAKVSELEEIKLKLQEESSAKELVEAAKRTHEEQVLVVQEQLAIVTKEKEAVEAAVADLTGNVQLMKELCSDLEEKLKLSEENFGKTDSLLSEALSNNVELEQKLKSLEELHSESGAAHATATQKNLELEGVIRSSTAAAEEAKLQLTELQTHFIAVEQKNVELEQQLNAVELNKGIAERNLEEFSEKVSALTATLGEVEAEKNQLNGQVQEYQEKIPQLESALNQSSLQNAELQEQLKISTEKCSEHEGKATTIHQRSLELEDLIQVSHSKVEDAGKKASELELLLETEKYRIQELEEQISTLEKKYEDAEADSKKYSNKVSELASELEALQERTSSLEVALQTAKDKERQLTESLNVATEEKKMLEDASSSSTEKYSEAENLVEVLRNELIETQEKLVKIEDDLKAAGIREGEVVEKLKLAEEQLEQHSKLIEQTSSRNLELESLHESLTRDSETKLQEAIGNFTNRDSEAKSLTEKLNVLEDQVKAYEEQIAATAEKSASLKEELDNCLSKLASSESTNEELRKQFLEAEDKASQSFSENELLVGTNVQLKSKIDELQESLNSALSEKEATTGQLISHKSTIEELTEKHSRAFDLHSAAEARILESEAKLQEATQRFSEKDLEAKDLIEKLSALEAQIKVYEEKAQESSAISETSKVELEEALLKLKQLDITVEELQTKSAHFEEESRKLAEANVKLTEEVSIYESKVSDLEAKLSTTITEKDDTVEQLHTSQKTIEELTQQLSSEGQKLQSQISSVMDENNLLNELHQSTKKELQQVISQLEEQLQEHKAGGDALKSEFENLKAEVAEKPLLQKSLKELEEQLVKTEAQLAKEVESVKVAAAAREAELTTKLEDHAIKVHDRDLLNEQVLNLRRELEIAQTAVSEKKEADSQKDLEREAALKQSLEQLEAKNKEVALLDKQVKDLEQKLQLSDANINEKGDISGLEVKSRDIGSTITTPSKRKSKKKSEATTSAQASSSSESLTHTANASPMMTIKVIFGVALVSVILGIILGKRY, from the exons ATGGATGAAACACAAGTGAGTGCAGATATCCCAGTGAAGGGTGTTGAAGAAGCTGAGACTAATGAAAAG GTGTCAAATGGAGACTTCCTGCCGATtggaaaagaaggaaagaaagaagaggatGAAGCTAATTTCGATGGAGAGTTCATTAAAGTTGAGAAGGAATCACTAGCTGAAAAGACATTGGCGGAGGAGGACAGCAAGTCATCTGTTATTGAGAGAAGCACAAGCAATTCAAGCAGGGAGTTACTAGAAGCGCGGGAGAAGACAGGTGAACTTGAGCTAGAGATTGAAAGATTGGCTGGTGTGTTGAAGCAATCGGAGTCAGAGAATTCCGAGCTGAAGAATGAGGTCTTACTTACAAAGGAGAAGCTCGAAGAAATTGGAAAGAAGAACGAGGAGCTGGAACTCAGTCACAAGAAATTGCAAGAGCAGATCACTGAAGCTGAGGAGAAGTACATTTCACAACTCAGTGTTTTGCAAGAGGCATTGCAAGCTCAAGAAGAAAAGCACAAGGATCTTATTGGGGTGAAGGAATCATTCGATGGTCTAAGCCTCGAGCTCGAAAGCTCGAGAAAAAGGATGCAGGAGCTGGAGCAAGAGCTGCAGAGTTCTGTAGGTGAAGTGCAGAAGTTTGAGGAGCTGCACAAGCAAAGTGGTTCGCACGCCGAGTCTGAGACAAAGAGGGCCTTGGAGTTCGAGAAGCTGCTTGAAGTGGCAAAAGTGAGTGCTAAAGAGATGGAAGAGCAGATGGGTGCTATTCAAGGAGAACTTAAGGGATTGCATGACAAGATTGCTGAAGATGAAAAAGTTAAGGAAGCACTTCAGTCTGCTGCTGCTGAGCTTTCTGCAGTTCAAGAGGAGCTGGTTCTGTCAAAGTCCCAAGGTGTAGACTTGGAGCAACGACTTTCTGATAAAGAAGCTCTTATAAGTGAACTAACTGCGGAATTGGACCTGAAAAAGGCTTCCGAGTCTCAAGTGAAGGAAGACATTTCAGctcttgaaaatctgttagccTCGACTAAAGAAGATCTCCAGGCAAAGGTTTCCGAGTTGGAAGAAATCAAGTTGAAGCTGCAGGAGGAATCAAGCGCTAAGGAATTGGTTGAAGCTGCGAAAAGAACCCACGAAGAACAGGTCTTAGTTGTACAGGAGCAGTTGGCTATAGTaactaaagaaaaagaagcagtGGAAGCAGCTGTGGCTGATCTCACTGGTAATGTACAGCTGATGAAGGAGTTGTGCAGTGATcttgaagaaaaattgaaactttcgGAGGAGAATTTTGGAAAAACAGATTCTCTATTGTCTGAAGCTTTGTCGAACAATGTAGAGCTGGAACAGAAGTTGAAGTCATTGGAGGAGCTCCATAGCGAATCAGGAGCTGCACATGCAACTGCTACTCAAAAAAATCTTGAGCTTGAGGGTGTTATTCGATCTTCAACTGCAGCAGCAGAAGAAGCGAAATTGCAACTGACAGAGCTTCAGACACACTTTATAGCAGTCGAACAAAAGAATGTAGAGCTTGAGCAACAATTAAATGCGGTAGAGTTGAACAAAGGAATTGCTGAGAGAAATCTGGAAGAATTTTCTGAAAAAGTATCGGCACTCACTGCAACATTGGGAGAGGTTGAGGCAGAAAAGAATCAGCTAAATGGTCAGGTTCAAGAATACCAAGAGAAGATACCACAGCTGGAATCTGCCTTAAACCAGTCATCTTTGCAAAATGCAGAGCTTCAGGAGCAATTGAAGATTTCCACCGAGAAATGCTCTGAACATGAGGGCAAAGCCACTACAATTCATCAGCGAAGCCTGGAACTCGAAGATTTGATCCAAGTGTCTCATTCCAAAGTGGAGGATGCCGGTAAAAAGGCGAGTGAGCTGGAGTTGTTACTTGAAACTGAGAAGTATAGAATTCAAGAACTTGAGGAACAAATAAGCAcattggagaagaaatatgaGGATGCTGAAGCAGATTCAAAGAAGTACTCAAATAAAGTATCTGAACTTGCTTCTGAACTCGAGGCATTACAAGAAAGAACATCTAGCCTTGAAGTTGCACTGCAGACGGCGAAAGACAAGGAAAGGCAGTTGACAGAATCCTTGAATGTTGCTactgaagagaagaaaatgttAGAAGATGCCTCAAGCAGCTCGACTGAGAAGTATTCCGAAGCGGAAAATCTAGTGGAAGTCTTGAGGAATGAATTGATTGAAACTCAAGAGAAATTGGTGAAAATCGAAGATGATCTTAAGGCTGCTGGAATCAGAGAAGGTGAGGTCGTAGAGAAACTCAAGTTGGCGGAGGAGCAACTGGAACAACATAGCAAACTGATAGAGCAAACATCATCAAGAAACTTAGAACTTGAATCGCTACATGAATCCCTGACGAGGGATTCAGAGACTAAACTCCAAGAAGCAATAGGAAACTTCACTAACAGGGATTCTGAGGCAAAATCTCTTACTGAGAAGCTGAATGTGCTTGAAGATCAGGTGAAGGCTTATGAAGAGCAAATTGCTGCAACAGCCGAAAAATCTGCATCTTTGAAAGAAGAACTGGATAATTGTTTGAGTAAATTGGCTTCTTCAGAAAGTACAAATGAAGAACTCCGAAAACAGTTCTTGGAAGCAGAAGACAAAGCCTCTCAATCATTCTCAGAAAACGAACTGTTGGTTGGGACAAATGTTCAGCTAAAAAGCAAGATAGATGAATTACAGGAATCGTTGAACTCTGCTCTATCTGAAAAAGAAGCCACTACTGGACAACTTATTTCCCACAAGAGCACTATTGAGGAGTTAACAGAGAAACACTCGAGAGCCTTTGATCTCCATTCTGCTGCTGAAGCTCGCATTCTGGAATCAGAAGCAAAGCTACAAGAAGCCACTCAGAGATTCAGTGAGAAGgatttggaagctaaagatctGATCGAGAAACTAAGTGCACTGGAAGCCCAAATAAAGGTCTATGAAGAGAAGGCTCAAGAGTCGTCTGCAATTTCCGAAACCAGTAAAGTAGAGCTAGAAGAGGCTCTCTTGAAGCTGAAGCAGCTTGATATTACTGTTGAGGAACTACAAACTAAGTCGGCTCACTTTGAAGAAGAAAGCAGAAAGCTAGCTGAGGCAAATGTAAAGCTTACAGAGGAAGTGTCTATATATGAGTCCAAAGTGAGTGACCTAGAAGCAAAGTTATCTACCACCATCACTGAGAAGGATGACACGGTTGAACAACTTCATACTTCACAAAAGACTATAGAAGAGTTAACACAGCAGCTTTCTTCTGAGGGGCAAAAACTACAATCTCAG ATATCTTCGGTTATGGATGAGAACAACCTGCTAAATGAACTGCATCAAAGTACCAAGAAGGAACTTCAGCAAGTGATATCCCAGCTCGAAGAACAACTGCAGGAACACAAAGCAGGAGGAGATGCTTTAAAATCTGAGTTTGAAAATCTCAAGGCTGAGGTTGCTGAAAAACCTTTGTTACAGAAGTCTCTCAAGGAACTCGAAGAACAGTTGGTGAAAACTGAAGCTCAACTAGCAAAAGAG GTTGAAAGCGTTAAGGTGGCTGCTGCTGCGAGAGAGGCAGAGTTGACTACAAAATTGGAGGATCATGCAATTAAAGTCCATGATAGAGATTTATTAAATGAACAAGTTCTAAACCTTCGGAGAGAGTTAGAAATTGCTCAGACCGCTGTTTCTGAAAAG AAAGAAGCGGATTCTCAAAAGGACCTGGAACGAGAAGCAGCGTTGAAGCAGTCTCTTGAGCAACTTGAAGCTAAGAACAAGGAAGTCGCACTTCTAGATAAGCAAGTCAAAGACCTTGAGCAAAAATTACAGCTTTCTGATGCCAATATAAACGAAAAG GGTGATATCTCAGGATTGGAAGTGAAATCCCGGGACATTGGATCAACCATTACAACTCCATCGAAAAGGAAGAGTAAGAAAAAGTCTGAAGCAACAACTTCTGCTCAAGCCTCATCCTCATCAGAGAGCCTTACTCACACTGCCAATGCTTCCCCAATGATGACCATTAAGGTCATATTTGGAGTGGCTCTTGTGTCTGTCATCCTTGGCATCATTCTTGGGAAACGATATTAG
- the LOC112184906 gene encoding NAC domain-containing protein 2-like gives MEESRGNQFPGVRFCPMEDELVLFYLKPLLSGEKVPGRNSVVFDCDLYGRQEPWEIWEAYKTRRPNDLRLNKDIYFFTQHKKMSSTDSRIRRTVGNGTWKGDNSGKPVKSLETGRVVGLKKRLTYKNEASVHNGCWILHEFYLDRSLRDKKQKAKDYVLCLLRKNGEPETKIEKKRKQREEEEVLENNYACDDGENTNKEQEELLEPQAKRQRNVPSIDYALVPMPSEEDAFAAELEETLPCFEDDNAPSEAEAIVFQGEENWGLQQLASEVQSGPSFGEDHGIFIPLPEEDFLLEEMVEQMGMVEMEDLLVVNGATSNMEVAEENLLNNTLLHTPASSLSAAYDGTDLPYLSMENGCTDSAGSNNVCGGSIGFQDGAYWPESLVEVLTEEQQKTADGHCSDWLESISFSPEENNFLWSEVQWCL, from the coding sequence ATGGAAGAGAGCAGAGGCAATCAATTTCCTGGAGTGAGGTTCTGCCCCATGGAGGACGAACTAGTTCTCTTCTACCTTAAGCCCCTCTTGAGCGGAGAGAAGGTGCCGGGCAGAAACAGCGTGGTGTTCGACTGCGACCTCTACGGTCGCCAAGAACCTTGGGAGATATGGGAGGCCTACAAGACCAGAAGACCAAACGACTTGAGGCTCAACAAGGACATCTACTTCTTCACCCAACACAAGAAGATGAGTTCCACAGACTCACGCATACGCCGGACCGTTGGAAATGGCACCTGGAAGGGCGACAACTCCGGCAAGCCAGTAAAATCTTTGGAGACTGGTCGTGTGGTTGGCTTGAAGAAAAGACTTACTTACAAGAACGAAGCATCGGTGCACAACGGTTGTTGGATCTTGCATGAGTTCTACCTTGATCGATCACTCAGAGACAAGAAACAAAAGGCGAAAGACTATGTTCTTTGTCTGCTACGAAAAAATGGTGAACCCGAAACCAAGatcgaaaagaagagaaagcaacGTGAAGAGGAAGAGGTTCTTGAAAACAATTATGCCTGTGATGATGGAGAGAACACAAACAAGGAGCAAGAAGAGTTGCTTGAGCCACAAGCGAAGCGACAACGAAACGTTCCTTCCATTGATTATGCACTAGTACCAATGCCATCAGAAGAGGATGCATTCGCAGCTGAGTTAGAAGAGACTTTGCCATGCTTTGAAGATGATAATGCACCCTCAGAAGCTGAAGCAATTGTCTTTCAAGGTGAGGAGAATTGGGGACTCCAACAGTTAGCTTCCGAGGTGCAATCAGGCCCTTCATTTGGAGAGGATCATGGAATATTTATTCCACTACCAGAGGAAGATTTTCTCTTGGAGGAAATGGTAGAACAAATGGGTATGGTAGAAATGGAAGACCTGCTAGTTGTTAATGGTGCGACTAGTAATATGGAAGTGGCGGAAGAAAACTTGCTAAACAACACCCTTCTTCACACTCCCGCATCATCCTTGTCGGCGGCCTATGATGGCACTGATTTGCCATATTTATCCATGGAAAATGGTTGCACTGATTCAGCTGGAAGCAACAATGTTTGTGGAGGATCGATTGGCTTTCAGGATGGTGCGTACTGGCCTGAGTCTTTAGTGGAGGTCCTTACTGAAGAGCAACAAAAGACAGCTGATGGACATTGTTCAGATTGGTTGGAGTCGATCAGTTTTAGTCCTGAGGAAAACAACTTCCTTTGGAGTGAAGTGCAATGGTGTTTGTAG